The following are from one region of the Coffea eugenioides isolate CCC68of chromosome 2, Ceug_1.0, whole genome shotgun sequence genome:
- the LOC113759454 gene encoding furcatin hydrolase-like translates to MAVDFYHRYKEDIKLMKFLGLDSFRMSISWSRVIPHGKLSKGVNKAGIAFYNSLIDELLANGITPFVTIFHWDVPQPLEDEYGGFLSPRIVDDFLDFAELCFKEFGDRVKHWTTANEPLTFCVAGYDSGILAPGRCSAWRNNDCPAGNSAAEPYLVAHNILLSHAAISNLYREKYKASQNGEVGIVLNPTWYVPYSNSKADTEAAQRAIDFVYGWFLDPLVFGDYPQSMRRLVGKRLPRFTREQSQLVKGSLDFLGVNYYTSNFAANAHFRNGPNNSYTTDNQVNLTTERNGLAIGEAEGVPLYVYPQGLRDVLVYTKNKYGNPTIYITENGFGETNITKVEGGVKDLQRARFYQAHLRAVKEAIGNGVNVKGFFPWTFMDDWEWNSGFTERFGLVFVDFKNGLKRYPKSSALWFKKFLQS, encoded by the exons ATGGCTGTTGATTTCTATCATCGTTACAAG GAGGACATCAAACTCATGAAATTCTTAGGGTTGGATTCTTTCAGAATGTCCATCTCATGGTCAAGAGTTATACCTC ATGGGAAGCTAAGTAAAGGTGTGAACAAGGCAGGCATTGCATTTTACAACAGCCTCATTGATGAGCTTCTAGCAAACG GTATAACACCATTTGTAACAATTTTCCACTGGGATGTTCCTCAACCTTTGGAAGATGAGTATGGTGGATTTCTAAGCCCGCGCATTGT GGATGATTTTCTAGATTTCGCAGAACTTTGTTTCAAGGAATTTGGTGATAGAGTCAAGCATTGGACCACTGCTAATGAGCCATTGACATTTTGTGTAGCTGGGTATGACTCCGGCATCTTAGCCCCCGGCCGGTGCTCAGCTTGGAGGAACAACGACTGCCCAGCGGGCAACTCCGCAGCTGAGCCTTACTTGGTTGCCCACAATATTCTCCTCTCCCATGCAGCAATTTCTAACCTGTATAGGGAGAAGTACAAG GCATCACAAAATGGTGAAGTAGGAATTGTGTTGAACCCAACTTGGTACGTGCCTTATTCCAATAGTAAGGCCGACACCGAAGCTGCACAACGCGCAATCGACTTCGTGTATGGATG GTTTTTGGACCCCTTAGTTTTCGGGGATTACCCACAAAGCATGCGTCGTCTCGTGGGTAAAAGGTTACCAAGATTCACGAGGGAGCAATCCCAGTTGGTGAAAGGTTCCTTGGATTTCCTTGGAGTGAATTATTATACCTCAAATTTTGCAGCAAATGCCCACTTCCGTAATGGTCCTAATAATAGCTATACAACTGACAATCAAGTTAATCTGACAA CGGAAAGGAATGGACTAGCTATTGGTGAGGCG GAAGGAGTACCACTTTATGTGTATCCTCAAGGTCTTCGTGATGTTCTTGTCTATACAAAGAACAAGTACGGGAATCCAACCATTTATATTACAGAAAATG GATTTGGTGAGACTAATATAACTAAAGTTGAAGGAGGGGTCAAGGATTTGCAAAGAGCACGCTTCTATCAAGCCCATCTAAGGGCAGTCAAAGAAGCCATTGG caaTGGCGTCAACGTGAAGGGCTTCTTTCCTTGGACATTCATGGACGATTGGGAATGGAATTCAGGTTTCACAGAGAGATTTGGTTTGGTCTTTGTTGACTTCAAAAATGGATTGAAGAGATACCCCAAAAGTTCAGCTCTTTGGTTCAAGAAATTCCTCCAGTCCTAA
- the LOC113759455 gene encoding uncharacterized protein LOC113759455 codes for MWTYNPKTDIEFKKGQLFTNVDAFRTVLKDYAIQKVFRIVRVKNENSRVTTIYGVEGCKWRILASSVADSITFMIKSYQEKHTCVMDRKNIEVTADWIAKKQVPVLIIHPNMSTKRVEAEMIKYDNVPLTFMSDRQKGLNLAYEEIVSVASERHYCSNICSNFKAQFPGILLSNLFWRAAKNYDSAGHNEAIATINELNKEVWRYLEKIPKTSWCRYTFAIGIKCDHVTNNCTESFNAWVGELRGKPILTLVEGLRKKFMKKMHKRYQKGCTLTTSVTPKMVDKLPKIGQTPRQCQLTMTSEDIFEVRDMNRSNMVNLLAKNCDCRAFQILGLPRKHAALGIIYKRQKLESYYNHWFSRDMYLKTCASMIHPIPDEKMWPPMPNVNPSTVLSPLLRRAPGRLKVHRRREHDEGHFAPQPKRLSRFKCENCGSFDHNKRSCQRALVQKKKGSKTPSQQDYVQGNVPGVNSSQESNPSPTSQPGTENVELPVPTKAIASKQRGRPLYNTGATTKGSSKRTCSNATTRVTQTLEPPPIQQIAASQAATATSFSISAATTLQSGNVNSSNSVNYIFLN; via the exons ATGTGGACGTACAACCCAAAGACAGACATAGAGTTTAAGAAAGGTCAGTTGTTCACTAATGTTGATGCATTTAGAACAGTTTTAAAGGACTACGCAATTCAGAAAGTATTTCGCATTGTCAGGGTGAAGAATGAAAATAGTAGAGTGACTACTATTTATGGTGTTGAAGGATGTAAATGGAGAATTCTTGCATCATCAGTAGCAGATTCCATCACCTTTATGATTAAGTCTTACCAAGAGAAACACACGTGTGTGATGGATAGGAAGAACATAGAAGTTACAGCTGACTGGATTGCAAAAAAACAAGTACCAGTATTAATAATTCACCCTAACATGTCCACCAAAAGAGTAGAAGCAGAGATGATAAAATATG ATAATGTCCCTTTAACCTTCATGAGTGACAGGCAAAAG GGCTTGAATCTTGCTTATGAGGAGATAGTGTCTGTTGCTAGTGAAAGGCATTACTGTAGTAATATCTGCAGCAATTTTAAAGCTCAGTTTCCTGGTATTTTACTCAGTAACCTGTTCTGGAGAGCAGCTAAAAACTATGATAGTGCAGGGCATAATGAAGCCATAGCCACTATAAATGAGCTAAACAAGGAAGTTTGGAGATATTTGGAGAAAATTCCCAAGACAAGTTGGTGTAGATATACCTTTGCTATTGGAATTAAGTGTGATCACGTCACAAATAACTGCACTGAGTCCTTTAATGCATGGGTAGGTGAACTAAGAGGGAAACCTATCTTGACACTTGTTGAGGGACTGAGGAAGAAGTTTATGAAGAAAATGCACAAGAGATATCAGAAGGGGTGCACACTAACCACTTCTGTCACCCCAAAGATGGTGGATAAATTGCCAAAAATAGGACAAACACCAAGACAATGTCAACTGACAATGACAAGTGAAGACATATTTGAAGTAAGGGATATGAACAGGTCAAACATGGTCAATTTACTTGCTAAAAACTGTGATTGTAGAGCTTTTCAAATTTTAGGTCTTCCTCGTAAACATGCTGCATTAGGAATTATTTACAAGAGACAGAAACTGGAGTCCTACTATAACCATTGGTTCTCAAGAGATATGTACTTAAAGACATGTGCAAGTATGATTCATCCAATTCCTGATGAGAAGATGTGGCCACCTATGCCAAATGTTAACCCTTCAACAGTATTGTCTCCTCTTTTGAGGAGAGCTCCAGGTAGACTAAAGGTGCACAGGAGAAGGGAACATGATGAAGGACATTTTGCACCTCAACCAAAAAGGCTGAGCAGATTCAAGTGTGAAAATTGTGGCTCCTTTGATCACAACAAGAGGTCATGCCAAAGAGCTCTTGTGCAAAAGAAGAAAGGCAGCAAAACTCCTAGCCAACAG GATTATGTACAAGGTAATGTGCCTGGTGTGAATTCAAGCCAAGAAAGCAATCCTTCTCCTACAAGTCAACCTGGAACTGAAAATGTAGAGCTTCCTGTTCCGACCAAAGCAATTGCTTCAAAGCAAAG AGGAAGGCCATTGTACAATACTGGAGCAACTACTAAAGGAAGTAGCAAGAGAACTTGCTCAAATGCAACTACTCGGGTCACTCAAACTCTTGAACCTCCTCCAATTCAGCAAATTGCTGCATCTCAAGCTGCCACAGCTACATCTTTCTCAATTAGTGCAGCTACAACACTGCAGTCAGGAAATGTCAACAGTAGCAATAGTGTTAACTACATCTTTCTCAATTAG